A DNA window from Palaemon carinicauda isolate YSFRI2023 unplaced genomic scaffold, ASM3689809v2 scaffold1903, whole genome shotgun sequence contains the following coding sequences:
- the LOC137635881 gene encoding involucrin-like translates to MEAKRPKINHMEAKRPKINHLEAKRLKINHLEAKRPKINHLEAKRLKINHLEAIRLKINHLEAKRPKINPLEAKRLKINYLEAKRPKINHLEAKRPKINHLEAKSPKINHLKAKRPKINHLEAKRPKINHLEAKRLKINHLAAKRQKINHLEAKRQKINHLEAKRLKNNHLEAKWPKINHLEAKRLKINHLEAIRLKINPLEAKRPKINHLEA, encoded by the coding sequence ATGGAAGCCAAAAGGCCTAAAATCAATCACATGGAAGCCAAAAGGCctaaaatcaatcacctggaagccaaaaggctgaaaatcaatcacctggaagccaaaaggcctaaaatcaatcacctggaagccaaaaggctgaaaatcaatcacctggaagctATAAGGCTGAAAATCAATCATCTGGAAGCCAAAAGGCCTAAAATCAAtcccctggaagccaaaaggctgaaaatcaattacctggaagccaaaaggcctAAAATtaatcacctggaagccaaaaggcctaaaatcaatcacctggaagccaaaagccCTAAAATCAATCACCTGAAAGCCAAAAGGCctaaaatcaatcacctggaagccaaaaggcctAAAATaaatcacctggaagccaaaaggctgaaaatcaatcacctggCAGCCAAAAGGCAGAAAATCAATCACCTAGAAGCCAAAAGGCagaaaatcaatcacctggaagccaaaaggctgaaaaacaatcacctggaagccaaatggcctaaaatcaatcacctggaagccaaaaggctgaaaatcaatcacctggaagctATAAGGCTGAAAATCAAtcccctggaagccaaaaggcctaaaatcaatcacctggaagcctAA